The sequence GATGCTAGGCTGCGGCGCCTGCTGCGCGATCTGCGGACCGGCCACTTCGGCCTGATTGTACAGGCGCACACCTGCCAGTACAGCAACGGTAACCGATGCCGCAACGGCCAGTCGACCTACGTTGCGCCAGGCGGAACGTTGCGGCTTGGCCGCAGTAATGGCCGGCTCGTCGGCCAGGGCTGCGGACACCGCCGAAGCGATATCCAGACGAGGCTCGATCAACTCCTCGTGCATCGCGGCACGAGCAATCTGATAACGCGACCAGGTCGATCGCATTTCGGTATCGCCGTCTGCGGCGAGCACTCGACGTAATTCCAACTCGTCCGCTTCGTTATCCATCACCGCGGACAGCGATTCATGCAGGGCTTCACGACTCATGGCGGTTCCTCTCTTGGCTGTCGCCGCTGTCTCAGGATTCATGCAACAAGGGTTGCAACGCTTTATCGATGGCTTCCCGCGCCCGGAATATCCGTGAGCGGACTGTACCCACCGGACACTGCATGACGTTTGCAATGTCTTCATAACTAAGACCATCAAATTCGCGCAGTGTTAGAGCCGTACGCAAATCTTCTGGAAGTTGTTGAATGGTTCTATGAACGGTGTCCTCTATTTCATCCCTGAGAAGTGCTCGCTCCGGCGACTCGATGTCCTTGAGTGCGTGATCGCCCTCATAGAACTCGGCATCTTCGGAACTGACATCACTGTCGGGCGGCCTTCTCCCTCGGGCCACCAGATGATTCTTTGCCGTATTGATGGCAATGCGATACAACCAGGTATAAAAGGCGCTGTCGCCGCGAAAGTTCGCAAGCGCGCGGTAGGCTTTGATAAAGGCTTCCTGCGCTACATCCTGAGCTTCGTGAGAATCATGTACGAAGCGCACGATCAACCCAAGAATCTTATGTTGATACTTCAGTACCAACAGATCAAAAGCCCGCTTGTCTCCCCGTTGCACTCGCTCGACCAGTTGTTGGTCCTGCTCCTGGGTTAGCATAAACACTCCTCCATGACCTGGAAGGGGTGCTGCGCTCGCCTGCGAGCTGACCTGCCAGAATAGACACGGGCTTTACACAAAAGTTCTCCCCCTTCAAGCAAGCTGTCCTGCAACACACCTGACGGCATTGGCGAGCAACGCCTCGAAACGATCCGTTCCGATGACGCTCTCCTGGTATCCACAGCAAAGCCCAGCCGCCCACCGAACGATGGCCAGCCGGCTTGCATCCACAACTGTCTATAGAGACAGGCTTGCAAGAAAAGTTCCAAAGCTTCAACCAGATAAACGCGGGGCCGCTATTTTGCCGGGGGATGCGCCTATATACTAGGGCCCGCCTCAACGTGAGATCCGAAATGAGCCGACATCACCAGTACGACGTTCTTGTCATAGGCAGCGGCGCCGCCGGCTTGACGCTGGCGCTGAATCTGCCCGCCGCGCTTC is a genomic window of Stutzerimonas stutzeri containing:
- a CDS encoding sigma-E factor negative regulatory protein, which codes for MSREALHESLSAVMDNEADELELRRVLAADGDTEMRSTWSRYQIARAAMHEELIEPRLDIASAVSAALADEPAITAAKPQRSAWRNVGRLAVAASVTVAVLAGVRLYNQAEVAGPQIAQQAPQPSIAVPQANQGPAVLAGYSEGAGAPEAETAGAQASAEGWHEKRLPAYVRQHAQQAAFGSGSESALPYARAASMEDR
- the rpoE gene encoding RNA polymerase sigma factor RpoE, with protein sequence MLTQEQDQQLVERVQRGDKRAFDLLVLKYQHKILGLIVRFVHDSHEAQDVAQEAFIKAYRALANFRGDSAFYTWLYRIAINTAKNHLVARGRRPPDSDVSSEDAEFYEGDHALKDIESPERALLRDEIEDTVHRTIQQLPEDLRTALTLREFDGLSYEDIANVMQCPVGTVRSRIFRAREAIDKALQPLLHES